CGAGAAGGAAGACTGATCCGGCATAAAGGGGTTTTAAAATGGCGGCCTCAAATGTGTCGTGACTGAGAACATCGATAGGAACTCTTTCAATCGGATGATCTCTGCTTCCAATAACATTATCTATGTAAATTCGGTTTTTTAGCAGTGCTTTGCCAAAATAAGCTGATTGTCCTAATAATTCCATGACAGCATTTGTCATTGGTTCATAAATTTGCTGGCGTATTGTTTCAATATGCATGAATATTGTATCCGTAGGTTGACAATGAATTTTTATCGCTGGTTGAATTATACCCTTTTCTGGATTAGCAGCGGCAATGTCTAGCAGATCAAAGACACATTTTTTCGGAACACCAGTATCTCCGTCTAATACCAGTGTGTAGTCAAATTTTctaccaaaaatatttttgacgTCATCCGAATCATAAAACAGTTGTTCACCTTCATTTCTAGCACCTTTGCCATAAAATAATGGGTCACAGTATGAGAAAGCCTCGTCTTCACCTTCAGACAGTAGCATAAGATCTTGATACTGACCACATTTTCTTAATACCCGAGATACCCGGTGTATTACCATAAATTCTCTGGCatatcgatcacagatatcatgtaAATATTCGTGAAAGAACAATGTTTTATCTACATCTTCATACAAATTCCACACATTATCTAAACGGATGGGATCAATAGATTCGAAATCATCTTTTGCAAAACATGATCCTTCATGAAATAGTTCATCGAAAATGGCAGATCTGAATCGATCACGAACTTCTAATTCGTAGTCTTTTAAACTTTCGTCGCCCGTTGCACTTACTAAAACAGCTGACACATTCGGACTTAGGTTTCCCATGTAAGCTTCGTACATCGTTTCCATACACTCGTCTATTTCATCTCTACTCATTGCTAATAAATTGTAATTGAGAACGATTGTCAATCTGTCAGATTTAGCTGTTTGTAGTCCTCTTTTATCGCCTCCTATCAGAAGAGTTGCCATTGTTTGAGTAGGAAATTCCATTACGCTGCCTTGTAGAACACCAAGGACAACTACAATGATAATTCCGTTGATATAGTTAGTCCTTTCCCAATCCACATTTATAACGTTCAGGATAATGGCAATAAAAGCCAAAGACACCCAAGTCGTAAAATACAAGTATATTCTTGTTAATCTGTTCATGTTAATTCTGTAACGTTCTTTTCTTCAGATGTGTCTTCCTTGTACTAATTCCATAAATTTAGAAATCAAGATTCagtatctgaaaaaaataaaagacaactataaaaaaaatagaatgaagTAAGATGTCGACATTGAAAATAAAGAACAGCGGATTATCACAATCACATTTCCTGATccttttgataagggactttcagttttaaattttcctcgaagttctgtacttttgtgattttacttttctttttttttttatcaatttagaaataatttgaaaacattgGAAAAGGGTATTTACAGTTATCTATACAAAGACAGATGCGAATCAAAAGAATCAACTTCAGAAGAGATCAAATAAGTAAATTGAATTCCATCACTTGTTCTTAATCAATCACTACAAAAATGTGTAAGAATATCAACAATACAATTACAACTGGGACCGTGTGAAGGATATAGTGAcatttatagttttttatttaatatttatcactaatttaattattcttttttaatattaaattttttatgtgAATTTCTCGATATAGTTATGATATGTTCGTAAAAAAATGTTGACTATAAAATGTTCTTCACTCCCGTAGTACGCCCATCCAAAACATAATACAAACTATGAGTAATAGGTGAAAAGTACAAAATCGTCAATCTATTTctgtttaataatatttatttcagttttacGTGATTTTGTcgttaattatatttttatgaatttggtaataaaaaataacaataacaatgttAATTTTAACTATCAATcactttttataacaaaatttagCTTTCTTGATTAATTTGTTTACAGACGCCATCATGCTGTAGCTGACAATTACTGTATGATCACGAACATGTTCCCTCTGTCTAAGCCGCAACCCAGCCTTTTTTGTCTTTAATGGCTTAACTGAATGTGACTTGTCATCGATTTTCGCTGTCAGGAGCAAGACAACGGGTGCTTTTTTGGAATCATATTGAGATAAACCCTCATTTCTTTCAAAAAGGATTTGTGTAGACTTTTAATTTGTTGTGTTGAATTTCGTAGTATTATTATATGATATTAATATTTGTTAGATTTCTGTATAGTCCCTAAAAGTAATGATTTTGTCTcctattttttgaaaataattaactcGGACTCTTTAGTTCAGTCATGTTTTAGAGGTAAAgaatgtatcttttttttatcgaaaattttgcatttttgtgGTACTTGACCTTAGATAACTATAAAGGTATTCAAATTGTTATTTCAACGTAAgccttagttaaaaaaaaataataaaacaaatacctTACCGAAGGTAATTTCAAAAGAGGAACTGCATACAAACtgaaaaaatcaaacgttatcagCCAACGGAACGagtaaaaaggaaaatcacaaaaatacttaactccgaggaaaattccatACGGAAAATTcatgatcaaatggcaaaataaaaagctcaaaacATCAAACgagtggacaacaactgtcatactcctgacttggtacaggcattctctcatgtagaaaatggttgatttatCAGGTTTtctagctagcttaacctctcacctgtatgacaatcgtataaaatttcattatattgacaacaatgtatgaacaaaacaaacagaaataatatgTAATTTGTCAAAAATAGACTTACATCagtcaactgtcatattcatgaccaGGTACAAGCATTTTCCAAAGAAAATAGTGTGTTAAACAGGGTTTTATTGCTAGATAAACCTCCCATGACTTATGAATTTTAATGTTCCTTTAATATCTTCCGTCTCTCATATACCAGTAGGATCCTAAATTGTACTTGATGATTACAAAGAAagacataataaaaatatttttttatatattttcgtaATCATGAAATAAACCCACACAATTAAACGTGTCTGAATTAAAATGACAAGTAGAAGGTTcaatttgtatgatttttatttcacaGCAGAGTCTTTTCCTTTAAgtcttttatttttgtcatataaagTTCACAGTATTATAAGGTCATATTGTGTACTTCGTTAATATTTTACACAATAGTTAAATGTATGTCATAAATTCTTTATTTCACTTGCTTGCTTATTGTGCCACAAGATGAATATATGTTGATACttgtaaattcatgaagaaaaaaaaaatataaaaaaaaaacatatcataaaataataaataccTATCCACAGTTAAAACTTCCTTTTtggctatttttttatttagacatTCTTAACCAAAAATACCTATCCACAGTTAAAACTTCCTTTTtggctatttttttatttagacatTCTTAACCATTATTTTAAACCACAATTGATTTGgaagtatttcaaatattttctatttgaTATAAAGTAATTAATAcctttcgataaaaaaaaatgtagctaAAACTGGcaatattttcaattatgtctCAAAATTATTATTCAGAAGACATCTTGATTATGTACGCAAATTCTGTTTCACTTAACtctgtttataaaaaataattaatatattaTAATGTCAAAATTGTTTGATTATCAAATtaacataaacaaaatgtattatatcGTATCATTAATGAAAGATTTCAGTTTATTTAATTTacaactcatttttttttgtaatgaagtattgaaaatttaagtaACATTCACCTGTAAAAAACTCTCCAGAATCATACGAACTATTGTTTACGTATTAACATGAATAGTACCAGGAATAAATTACAATTCATAATCATCCCATTATAATTCTAGATTTTTTACtagaaaatatttgaattttgatttgTACTAGGAGGATTTTGGGTCCTATTTTACCTCAATGTGTACTGTAGAATATCCGTTGACaaatttaaacattattaaaaaatcaaagttCCAACTGCTTCAGGCCAAATTTGACGTTAGACGGATTAATCTAatcttatttagtttattttGGGTATTTTAAGGTATGATATCGCTGCTGGTAAATTGTGAGTCATTGAGAGTACTGTTTACTTAGTAGTTTATGCTTTGGCAATGACATGATCCAAAACAATACCTTTATTTAAGTTAGCTATCATATCCGATATTTCTACGAAAGATAATATCGATGTTTTGTTATTGAATTGAATCAATAATCAAACACGTTTTCAAAATGTCCTAGTCAAAGACCTAGGAGCATAAGTTGtatacatttttcatatttataaatttgaaaactaTTAATAAACCAAGGTTCAAACTCCCTTCGACAAAGATAACCCAACATTCCTTGTATTTTGATTTAAGTCATAAATCTCGTATCGTACTAATACACTATCATTTGCTTTTAATTATTTTGAGTATGGGCGTTCCTGCTCGAGTTTATCGATATAAACATTTCGGACGCACgaaatgtatatattattattagcACACAGCCCTTGATTTAAGAGAGAATAATCGTAAACGAACTCAAAAATACGCAAAGCAAAGCATTTTGCTTACATGGCTGTACTTATAACTTCACAATTAAGCCTTCTATCTAAAATCGTTGACTTTTATCACAAAAGGCTTACACAACTTACCTTCCCACTAGTTTAGTATAGTGAAGGGGTAATAGTCTGGCTCAAACGTGTTCATTTATTTGTTGCTAAATGAGTCCGGGCGTCTCCTTGTGGGATTGTATAGTAACAAAACATCCTTAACTTCCGACTAAACGATACTTTCATTGCTTGATGTCTTTTGCCTAAGGCATTCGACTTAATtaattgacaatatttttttatgaaacagtACAAGGTTGTCTGTTACGTCTTGTCTTGAACTGATTAATTACCTCTCGCTCTAAACAAATGACGTACAAGGATAAGTGTACATAAGTGAGGTATCTGTACACAAATATAGTCATTTATCGGGAGGGGGCGTATGAAAAACTACCAtacctaataattaaaaacacacGAGAAATATAAAAGAAGTAGTATTTGCACTTTAATGTACTTAACAAACATGTGTTTAATATTTTTCCTTATATTACTAACAATTTACAATACTGAAAATGTATTAGTTTGGCTTAGAACAGAGAGCAGTTTAAGCaaattaatatatttcaaaaaaagCTTTCATATGATTTATgtatacatttattattaatacacTCCTTTGAACATTTCTGCCTCTAtaaattggcatttcatttggtTGTTTCAAATTTGTCTATCAGTCGAATCTTCATACCGATCAGTTTAAGTTTTCATTTTCACATAATGTCTTTGTCTTCAATCTGATGACACCAAAATAGTCTGAACTGAAAATTTCAGCTTATGTTCTATTGGCTAACTTAACATTTTTTACTGAGACTTGATCTGCATGACTTAAACATATATAGCGCAATTTTTATCTCCACTTTTGCAGTTTGTCTGAATTCTTTTCTTGATTGATATATTCTAAATGTATTTACTAGCATAGAACAAGAGGAAACTAGtgcttcctttttttttaaagacattataATAAATAGACCATTAAGGATACCTGTCGTGTTCTTAACatggtagaaaatggtgggttaaacctggttttatagctaaactAGTCGCAttaaaataaactgttgacagCTATTGCAAAATTGTGTACTACAGAACTGTGTTTCGTCTAAAAAGACATAAATAGtgagaaatatttattaatatgatATACCATTATTCTCGTAACCGATGTACAATGATTGGAAGAATTAcacaaatatacatattttatacattcaatacaatattttttcgaAAGCAGGATTGAAATTTAATGTGTTTATCCAGAATATCCCAACTAtagattttacattttaatatatttggacattttgtttaatttagaaAGAGTTTTGAAAAAGATTTCTTTAATAACTACGCTTTTACTAAAACAAAATGCGAACCTTTTTTCAACCGGGTGTCATGGTTCAATACattcatgtcttctttgactgtccgtgatgttaaaatactaaatccctgggatgagttttagttgattttagtctctgatgcatgatttttttttattattattaattgtttttgacttttaactagctttcagttaCTGCAAGTACCCTCAAATGGACGTTCATGtcaatttgacctgttgataaaATTTGTAATGCTTTTATGTCATTTAATGTTTACTAATCTAAAGTTATATCTAGTGTCTCTATTTTTGATATATACCAGCTTTAATAATTGTTTGGGATGACAATAcattttcacttctgttctcgtattgtgattttgtaaaacaaaaatatgtccgTTTTCCATTACTGTACATAATgcttttcatttacctgtgtacattattCTATTTTGTGGCATTTTTTTAAAGGTTATGGTTTACTTTCTgaaacttttttatattatctcaacccttattttattgattttgtatttatattctgtCATACATCAAATTTATTTGTCCTATTTATATTCACTTGTTTTGGTAAATACTTTTGTATTGAGTTaagctatttcaattgatattttataattatgaTGTTACTCTAGTGTTTTAGGTAAGGATGAATGTTGGTACCTATTGAAACGTTTCAACCCGCTCAGGGCCGTAAcaacattgaggcaaatgaggcaaatgcctcatgtaaaaaattaaaaaaaataaaaaaatgaaataaaaggttcttttcatatcaaattgttttcacggaaagtgtcttgcaagaagcatgttctcttcactctctggtttATCCCCTGGATGTTTTTCgttatccatgtttctattttccttttagttttcagttttgatggtctattgtttgtacttctgtgttccgggtttgtcttttgttcatttattgtcctaatttatgactatagtctgagcgttgattttcatttgtaaagtcAGGTTTtgtaatgttgcatgtccaccgatgtccagaattgtgcgagaaatatattttaagaacatgcgatgctactcagtggacaccaaaaaaaaattgtcctttctgcatggataattaaaattgttatcaaagaatacaaaacagtttgttttattgtaaataaaactagatTGCTGACATGGTTTGAATTAATGTAGGGTCACATATATCCAGGTAttaattatttgaagaaaaaaaacaaggtattgccatatatgaccttttacattgaaaggttagacttgcattaagtcgtgttgagACCCTTTAACAGATAATAAAGGAGTATGTGGacataatcgcacacaaagtcaatgcatagaaaaaaatacaaatgatcaatggtcaaagtttgtgTTCCTGCTCTTCAAATTGATAGTTGCCGGATGGTCttcaaaaatacttttaaagaatcattaataccgtaaaagatcgtaaaacaaggtgaagatggtccctagtgtggacttaagcaatactagtacttaaagtataatactgcaatatcactatatttaaatcaagtcgtaaaaaaatcaccaaagtctaatcacaataccagacaagaacagacagacagatacggTATTAATAAtaatgagaattacgatttttgctttatcctacatatcggtcttttaatgttgtctctaatacctaaaagtcttaaattacaacgaatctttgtttttgctttgggacctgattgtcgaaaaaaatgtctaaaaattaattaagccgtttcaatgcaagaaagagtctgggaaacgctcagaatgcacgattttgcttTATTTGTCTTAGAGCggccccagacccctcgccataAATTTTTCGcgggcgaatatattttgcctcactattaaaagaggctagttacggccctgccgCTGTTTGTATCAGTCCTAAGTCAGGATCATGATATTtactggttgtcgtttgttgatgtggttcataaatgtttctcgtttttcgttttttataaagTTGATTTTTTGATATGTTAATTTTccagtttgaatgattttacactagtcgtTTTAATGGGacctttatagattgctgttcggtgtgaaccagtgttccgtgttgaagaccgtactttgatttataatgatttacttttacaaattatgatttggatggagatctgtctcattggcactcacaccacatacCCTTATATCTATTtgttcaaagaaaagaaaaaaaaacgcagTCGGACATATAAAAGTGTTTATGAAAACTTATACGTGGGCTGGTGTTTTTACCAATACGTTAATCCTACATTGTTTATTACGGTGAGTTTGCGTTATAATGATGAATAAATCATAAGAAAAAGATAAATTCCATTCAATTTACATGACTTTGCAGGAGTGTTATTTCAGCAAAACAAAGCGTTTCTGAAGTTTATAACATTGCACATCTGCGTCTTACTCATAAAATTGTCGCCAAACttataaaaatatgtcaataCCATTTGTCAAATTCGTCCTGCGTTTGGGATCATATTTTAATCTACTTTCTTTATTGTGTCTATCATGTAttcaaaaattaagataaaactaCAGTCGCACAGACAATTATAGTCATGTTATGCTGAAAGAAAAACATCTTTTTGTTATGATATTGATATAAAGTGTACTATGTAACTATCAAAACATATGTTATGTTTCAAAaaaattttttacataaaaaccCCAAATCcattttatgttatttgataaaACACTGTAAGATACTGAGATTGCTTATTCTTCATCGTCCACGTAGTCATAATTTACTGAAGCAAAACGCGTAAGCTTGTCCCAACAACCCAAATATATCATACAAATGATAGGTCTCAAATCAAAACAatcagaatttgaaaaaaaaataaaatgaatcaaaTACTTCATAAATTTGTTGAGtccgaaaaaaaaattaaattctcatACCCCAAAAAGATGTGCAATAAGTATTTATAATTACCTACATAACCACAAAGCTATAAAAATACAATGGGCACAAAACATAACCAACTCAAATGACGGTCTACTTTTCCTGATAGAGTGTAAAGCTCTCTctctttaatcttttttttactCTGTTTAACCCACATGTTTACATTGAATAGATTACTTATCAATGCAATTTAACGATTGGCGTCTTTTCCAAATAGTGACATTCTGACTAAATAAGGATTCACATGGCGGGAGATTTACCCAGTCTAACTCAGTTTTGCTTTCATACTAATTCTACAGAGCGTGTTTAGGTTTTTTACATCTTCGTTTTTGTTTATTCAAAAGATATCTGCAaattttgaacatcggtaaaatACTGTAACCTCAAATCAGATTTATCAAAACCAGACTTTCTATGTATATATAGTCCGAGGTCAAGCTGATGCTATTATATTTCTCCAAAGTATAGAAAATACAACCATCCATTTCCTGTTAATTTAATGATCTACACTCAGGGTTAAGATCTTGAGAATTGCAGTCAGTATCAAGAAAATATGGTTAACATATTGGTATTCTTACATTCTTACTTCATGTGATAAAATGTTATGCCTTATTATTTCTACTTTCTAAACAGAACAACATTGTAAACGAGTTCAGACCATTTGAATTTATTCTGCGTACGGTAGTCTGTTTacatttttctatatatttctatctatttgtatattgttatcaaaggtaccaggattaaaatttaatacgccagacgcgagtttcgtctacacaagactcataagtgacgctcagatcaaaatagttataaagccaaacaagtacaaagttgaagagcatcgggAACCCATATTTCCAAAAATTTGTACACAATTTAGCATAGAAAGTacataaaattacattaatgtttaTAAAGATTACTTTCTCCAGTTTGTATGtgcaatatatttcattttgcaCAGCCACTGTCagtttgaaaaatattgaaaatgagtaaCTATCAAAAACATTGTAACTGTATACATTATTCCAGAAATAAAGCTTGTTGGataaaaacatgaaacaaaacagatacaatttgtaaaatttctCTTTTAAGAACTGCTAAATAATCGTTTGTcaaataaatagatattttttttttatctatttcagaAATAAATTAATTATGATGACCGTAAAGTCATATTTAGAAAAGTACAATGACCTGATTAAAACATATGATCCGGACAAGGTTTTACTTAACCCTTAAATCTTTCTTAATATTTAAGTCATCGTGCTCACATGCATTGACTGtatgaaagtaaataaaaatcattgCTTTAGATTTTATGGATATTGTAACATACCACTGAGCTATGTGGGATTCATGATTCCTAATAAGAGGTGAGTTTATTTCAAAACCTTTTATCGTTTTTACGAACACTAGTATAAATAATCCAATTATAGGTCGATAAAGAGCATCTTAACTATTATAAAGAACCAGAGATAAAAGATTTGTGAATCTCAGCTTTGGTAAATATAATAATCGTCTTCTGCCAATAATGCTTGGAAACAAAACATAGATAAAATAGATTTTAGTCACAAAAAGCATTATAGTTTCTCTGTGTTTTATAACATAAATAGAAGCAGTTAAAGTTTATTAACGTGtctttgaattatttta
The window above is part of the Mytilus galloprovincialis chromosome 4, xbMytGall1.hap1.1, whole genome shotgun sequence genome. Proteins encoded here:
- the LOC143070881 gene encoding uncharacterized protein LOC143070881, with the protein product MNRLTRIYLYFTTWVSLAFIAIILNVINVDWERTNYINGIIIVVVLGVLQGSVMEFPTQTMATLLIGGDKRGLQTAKSDRLTIVLNYNLLAMSRDEIDECMETMYEAYMGNLSPNVSAVLVSATGDESLKDYELEVRDRFRSAIFDELFHEGSCFAKDDFESIDPIRLDNVWNLYEDVDKTLFFHEYLHDICDRYAREFMVIHRVSRVLRKCGQYQDLMLLSEGEDEAFSYCDPLFYGKGARNEGEQLFYDSDDVKNIFGRKFDYTLVLDGDTGVPKKCVFDLLDIAAANPEKGIIQPAIKIHCQPTDTIFMHIETIRQQIYEPMTNAVMELLGQSAYFGKALLKNRIYIDNVIGSRDHPIERVPIDVLSHDTFEAAILKPLYAGSVFLLEAPSLNFVTWSIRERRWNRGEVLLAMYFWENGIGRPMRWIKKKLQGENFNATKLRTESPLNFASSYIAYSALRQMVMKPLLMLYVIIHISVHLRYRYASIILIMFLVLVFPKFATCNRHNYKYVLLETLASFFQFTPEAMVGCVRIFKAVQANLAKNVKWIPQRAVEDEFRNSNPFISSFHHLWGYSLFALVCGVLVVLFIPRAILILIMLTTLFLLPIYTGITSLPLKSPSWSNKDDISFPNGEKEIAISDAEMPGTYRSVDGGVINEGFSKY